TACTCATTGTTTTGACTTACATGGTCATTTTGCTCTTCTCTGCCGTCAATAAAGAATTAAGTAGAGTTTTCAGCCGTTCCGGTAAGTTGGTAACTCTTCATTCTTTTATTAGTACGAGTAGTACACAAGACGCAGCTGCTTTGCTGTAGTTTTGGTCGTCTGCAGAAATAGCAATTCCATGAAACCATCCAATTACTTGTCCACGATCCAGAAGAGAAAATGGGAAGCTTGGGAGGAGTTTGAAGTATGGTTGTATCATTATCATGTGGCTCACGAGTACGGTGCCTTGACTGGAAATATAATACCAGCAAGAAAGGATATTTTTGTCCCATCATTTTTAGCTAGAATTCCAGAGTATTCATAGCTGCCATTTTAATAATCTATTTCTAAGGAGATGGACAGATTCTAAGGAGATGGACAGAGTATAAGACAGAAATCAGAACAaacaaggaggaggaggaggaggatatTTATCAGGACCATAGGAACCAGTTAAAATAAACCACACCACAAACACcaaatgaaaatcaaacctcaCACGTGGCATGAAAACCAATGGGAAACCAAGATTATCACGAAAACTCCCCACACGAATATCATCATTACAAACCTTCAGACTGCCAATGCACGTATTTCAGCAGCCACTGAACAGTTACTGACACCTCAAAAACCATCGAATTTATCATTGAACTGCTGTTGACTTTCGACGTAGTCTGCTATTCAATTCTCATGGCAATTGAGGTGTGCTTTCTAAAACAAGCCCACAAAGTAAAAATTCTTGAATTCATCATACAAATTTTAGTTTCTTGATACACAAGCTCTGTTGTGTCCGTGCAGGCTTGGTTTATGGATGAAAGTGGTGAGGATCAAAGGCTTCCACATAAGAGGGACCCTCCAGAGCATGTCTCCTTGGAGCATTTGGCTGATCTTGGAGTAGTTTACTGGCATTTGAACCCGGAGAATTACGAGAACGAtgaagaattgaagaagattagAGATAGCAGAGGCTACAGCTATATGGTCTGATGaatttctctctttcttctgaaatttttttgggggattagtttaatttttaattagaatacAGTATTAGCTAGTGGTGGATCGAGAACATTTCTAAAGCTTGCATGTTTAGGGAAACTCTGAAATTCCATTACTGAGATAATTAATACTCTTAATTAGCATCATGGCATGTTCATCTTATTGTGTAATTTGAGaatagtttaatttttttgtttcattacCAATTAACTTTTTATGTAAATTTCGAAGGGATTCTAAATTCTAGCTGTGCTCATAAGTATACACTTGCGAAAAGATGCTACTTGACAAAATTCTTTTTATGTTAGTTGCAGAATGATCTGCTTATATATGTAGTGTCAGTGTAAAATCTCTTTTTGACTTTGCCTATCGTGTGACATCAACTACAACGTGGTACAGTATCTCGTAGTATTGTTTGAGGCTGATATTGTCATAGGCCAAGCTTGCTGATGGGTTAAAATATGCCATACCTGAATTTTGCATTCCTGTTATGAAGGATTTGCTGGACTTGTGCCCTGAGAAAGTGGAGAACTATGAACAGAAGCTGAAGAACTTCTATACAGAGCACATTCATGGAGATGAGGAGATACGTTATTGCTTAGAGGGTAGTGGTTACTTTGATGTTAGAGACAAGGATGATCGTTGGATTCGCATCTGGATCAAAGCCGGTGATCTTATTGTGTTACCAGCTGGAATTTACCACCGGTTCACCCTTGACACCAGCAACTATGTGAAGGTAAAAATATTGATATCATGAGCCTCACTTCTGATGGGACTATGTCTATACATTGCTCATATTCTATTCATGAATTAGTTGACAGACCAAATGTAAAACTAGAGAACTTCATCTCGCTTTATCAATTTCTGGCCAATTCAGCATTTAAAGTAGTCAGTGGTGAAAAGGATCAACTCAGGGCACCTCTATTTAAAAGGATAAATCCCACTGAACTGAGTTTACCACTAGAAATGAAATAGGTCATAGAGCGCAGGAACCAGTTTGATGAAGTTCGCTAGGCTTTTATGCCAAATCATGAAGACTCTAGTCCTCAACGGGCTTCCTGAATGATTCCTGACTCTTTGGTGCTGTGTTTTCACTTGCATTGCCTGCAGCTGATGAGGTTGTTTGTGGGAGAGCCAGTTTGGACAGCCTTTAACCGGCCACAGGAGGATCATCCGGCTAGGAAGGAGTACGTGAAGAATTTCACTGAGAAGGTGGGAGTGCCACTGGAAGCTCATTGATACCACCTTATCAAAGAGGAGGCTGGGGACGTTTTCTAGtctttggtatttttttttaacaaatatggTGTTGCCTTATCTTTCAATACAACAGTGTATGGTATATATT
This Coffea arabica cultivar ET-39 chromosome 3e, Coffea Arabica ET-39 HiFi, whole genome shotgun sequence DNA region includes the following protein-coding sequences:
- the LOC113737084 gene encoding acireductone dioxygenase 1-like → MAIEAWFMDESGEDQRLPHKRDPPEHVSLEHLADLGVVYWHLNPENYENDEELKKIRDSRGYSYMDLLDLCPEKVENYEQKLKNFYTEHIHGDEEIRYCLEGSGYFDVRDKDDRWIRIWIKAGDLIVLPAGIYHRFTLDTSNYVKLMRLFVGEPVWTAFNRPQEDHPARKEYVKNFTEKVGVPLEAH